The following are from one region of the Paramagnetospirillum magnetotacticum MS-1 genome:
- a CDS encoding ABC transporter ATP-binding protein, whose product MAAPPDSAKGNSIEVSNLVTHYGSRQILHNVSLTVGKGEIMVIMGGSGSGKTTLLSHLLGLKKPSSGTVRILGHDIAKLSPIALQRLRTRTGVAFQSGALFSSMTVGDNIALPLREHTELDETTIGIVTRLKLEVVSLAGFENLKPAELSGGMIKRAALARAIVMDPDLLFCDEPSAGLDPVVASSIDDLILRLRDAMGMSIVVVTHDLDSTFKIADRICVLDRGHVLALDTVDAIRASTDPRIQNLLNRRTEEAEPDAESYLRRLTGGPAPTQTRTRSS is encoded by the coding sequence ATGGCCGCCCCCCCCGATAGCGCCAAGGGTAACAGCATCGAGGTCAGCAACCTCGTCACCCATTACGGCAGCCGCCAGATCCTGCACAATGTGTCGCTCACCGTGGGCAAGGGCGAGATCATGGTGATCATGGGCGGCTCGGGCTCGGGCAAGACCACCTTGCTCAGCCACCTCCTGGGCCTGAAGAAGCCCAGTTCGGGCACGGTGCGCATTTTGGGTCACGACATCGCCAAGCTGTCGCCCATCGCGCTTCAGCGTCTGCGCACCCGCACCGGCGTGGCGTTCCAGTCGGGTGCCCTGTTCAGTTCCATGACCGTGGGCGATAACATCGCCCTGCCGCTGCGCGAACATACCGAACTGGACGAAACCACCATCGGCATCGTGACGCGGCTCAAGCTGGAAGTGGTCAGCCTGGCCGGGTTTGAAAACCTGAAGCCCGCCGAATTGTCGGGCGGCATGATCAAGCGCGCCGCCCTGGCGCGCGCCATCGTCATGGACCCCGATCTACTGTTCTGCGACGAGCCCTCGGCGGGGCTGGACCCGGTGGTGGCGTCCTCCATCGACGACCTGATCCTGCGCTTGCGCGACGCCATGGGCATGAGCATCGTGGTGGTGACCCATGATCTCGATTCCACCTTCAAGATCGCCGACCGCATCTGCGTTCTGGACCGGGGCCATGTCCTGGCGCTGGACACCGTGGACGCCATCCGCGCCAGCACCGATCCACGCATCCAGAACCTGCTGAACCGCCGCACCGAAGAAGCCGAGCCCGACGCAGAATCCTATCTGCGGCGGCTGACCGGCGGCCCCGCTCCCACCCAAACCCGGACCCGCAGCTCATGA
- a CDS encoding MlaE family ABC transporter permease, whose protein sequence is MSAEAEPQGFIGFLDRLGRRAAAAIAEFGFGATLLGESLYWLGMGKKRRQPVRLAPVVAQAMEIGIGALPIVTVLSATIGIMLAIQGIYTLRLFGAESRVSLGVAMSVVREFGPLITGILVAGRSGSALAARLGTMRINQEIDALTVMGVSPVRFLVVPPLLAMMVMLPALTLWSDLVGLFAAGLYIAPQLGSSMGAYVDEMTDLVRLNDVWHGLGKSAIFSVLITLVGVVNGASVTGGAEGVGRLTTRSVVHAISAIVVTDMIFVFMVTR, encoded by the coding sequence GTGAGCGCCGAGGCCGAACCTCAGGGATTTATCGGCTTTCTCGACCGGCTGGGACGCCGGGCGGCGGCGGCAATCGCCGAGTTCGGCTTCGGCGCCACGCTGCTGGGTGAAAGCCTCTACTGGCTGGGCATGGGAAAAAAGCGCCGCCAGCCGGTGCGCCTCGCCCCCGTGGTGGCCCAGGCCATGGAAATCGGCATCGGCGCCCTGCCCATCGTCACCGTTTTGTCGGCCACCATCGGCATCATGCTGGCCATCCAGGGCATCTATACGCTGCGCCTGTTCGGCGCGGAATCCCGCGTCTCGCTGGGCGTCGCCATGAGCGTGGTGCGCGAATTCGGGCCGCTGATCACCGGTATTCTGGTGGCGGGCCGGTCGGGCTCGGCGCTGGCGGCGCGGCTGGGCACCATGCGCATCAACCAGGAGATCGACGCCCTGACCGTCATGGGCGTCTCGCCGGTGCGCTTCCTGGTGGTGCCGCCCCTGCTGGCCATGATGGTGATGCTGCCCGCCCTGACCCTGTGGTCCGATCTGGTGGGATTGTTCGCCGCCGGTCTTTACATCGCGCCGCAACTGGGCAGCTCCATGGGCGCCTATGTGGACGAGATGACCGATCTGGTGCGCCTCAATGACGTCTGGCACGGCCTGGGCAAAAGCGCCATCTTCTCCGTGCTGATCACCCTGGTGGGCGTGGTCAACGGCGCCTCGGTCACCGGGGGCGCCGAAGGGGTCGGCCGCCTGACCACCCGGTCGGTGGTGCACGCCATCTCGGCCATCGTGGTCACCGACATGATCTTCGTCTTCATGGTGACCCGCTGA
- a CDS encoding STAS domain-containing protein has protein sequence MKIETRAAGASTIMTLSGEVDLRHSPTLRKALMDLMLEKRPVAVDLSRVEYIDSSGIAGLVEAYQMARKNDTRFVLAAISDPVRRVLQLSRLDRVFTIADTLDSALEG, from the coding sequence ATGAAGATTGAAACGCGCGCCGCTGGCGCCTCCACCATCATGACCCTGTCGGGTGAGGTGGACCTGCGCCACTCACCCACTCTGCGCAAGGCGCTGATGGATCTGATGCTGGAAAAGCGCCCTGTCGCCGTGGACCTCTCGCGGGTGGAATATATCGACAGTTCGGGCATCGCGGGCCTGGTCGAGGCCTATCAGATGGCCCGCAAGAACGATACCCGCTTCGTTCTGGCCGCCATCAGCGATCCGGTGCGCCGGGTGCTGCAACTGTCCCGCCTGGACCGGGTCTTCACCATCGCCGACACCCTTGATTCGGCCCTTGAGGGATGA
- a CDS encoding SpoIIE family protein phosphatase has protein sequence MPNSSTDAESAHHLDLIVEMTGDFAHSLDIEAALRLGLDRIAQRVGAQAASLFLVDEETGELVCRANMGPVDVTGLRLPPGTGIVGRTIDLGAPQLVKDTRRDPDFARAIDAATGFETRSILCAPMTVRGTRLGAIELFNKKDGNAFSQTDSRLLQALAASSALALINARLVADMAVQQGLKRELELASEIQRAMLPGRQPDESPIHGINLPAQGVSGDFFEIMPLADGRLAFAIGDVSGKGMKASLLMSKTASLFRCLVKREAGPGHVLAAINSELLETRMPGMFVTMVAGLFHPDTGKVVLAIAGHEPPLLLKDGIFIPIEGEMPPLGIAVELFADGCPETEIALGGGSLYLFTDGLTEARTRQDAMLEDAGARALIQSFTGLPAGERLRALVQSLEESGGLRDDVTVMVIEDRRNAPPGFERRYAARPEELAAIRGAVGENARLLGCPQAVIGDVVLAVDEACQNIIRHAYQGGDGDIVLQLDRENDRLVIRLMDFAPAVDVAKIQPRPLDEVRPGGLGTHLMRSIMDSVEFLPPPAGIGNLLQMVKRIEPT, from the coding sequence ATGCCCAATTCATCCACAGACGCCGAATCCGCCCACCATCTCGACCTGATCGTCGAGATGACCGGCGATTTCGCCCATTCCCTGGATATCGAGGCCGCTCTGCGCCTCGGTCTGGACCGCATCGCCCAGCGGGTGGGAGCCCAGGCCGCCTCTCTCTTCCTCGTCGATGAGGAGACCGGCGAACTGGTGTGCCGGGCCAATATGGGGCCGGTGGACGTCACCGGTTTGCGCCTGCCGCCTGGCACCGGCATCGTCGGGCGCACCATCGATCTTGGCGCGCCACAACTGGTCAAGGACACCCGCAGGGACCCGGACTTCGCCCGCGCCATCGACGCCGCCACCGGCTTCGAGACCCGGTCCATCCTGTGCGCCCCCATGACGGTGCGCGGCACAAGGCTGGGTGCCATCGAGCTGTTCAACAAGAAGGACGGCAACGCCTTTTCCCAGACGGATTCCCGGCTGCTTCAGGCCCTGGCCGCCAGTTCCGCCCTGGCCCTGATCAATGCCCGCCTGGTGGCCGACATGGCGGTGCAGCAGGGCTTGAAGCGCGAACTGGAACTGGCGTCCGAGATTCAGCGGGCCATGCTGCCCGGACGCCAGCCCGACGAATCGCCCATTCACGGCATCAACCTGCCCGCCCAGGGGGTATCGGGGGATTTCTTCGAGATCATGCCCCTGGCCGATGGCCGGTTGGCTTTCGCCATCGGCGACGTGTCGGGCAAGGGCATGAAGGCCTCGCTCCTGATGTCCAAGACCGCCAGCCTGTTCCGCTGTCTGGTCAAGCGCGAAGCCGGGCCGGGACACGTCTTGGCCGCCATCAATTCCGAACTTCTGGAAACCCGCATGCCCGGCATGTTCGTCACCATGGTCGCCGGGCTGTTTCACCCCGATACGGGAAAGGTGGTGCTGGCCATCGCCGGTCACGAGCCGCCGCTTTTGCTCAAGGACGGCATCTTCATCCCCATCGAGGGCGAGATGCCGCCGCTGGGCATCGCCGTCGAACTGTTCGCCGATGGCTGCCCGGAGACCGAGATCGCCCTGGGCGGCGGCTCCCTCTATCTCTTCACCGACGGTCTGACCGAGGCCCGTACCCGCCAAGACGCCATGCTGGAGGATGCGGGCGCCCGCGCCCTGATCCAAAGCTTCACCGGCCTGCCTGCGGGTGAACGCCTGCGGGCCCTGGTCCAGTCCCTGGAAGAAAGCGGCGGCCTGCGCGACGACGTCACCGTGATGGTGATCGAGGACCGGCGGAACGCCCCGCCCGGTTTCGAGCGCCGTTATGCCGCCCGGCCCGAGGAACTGGCGGCCATCCGCGGCGCCGTGGGCGAAAACGCGCGGCTTCTTGGCTGCCCCCAAGCCGTCATCGGCGATGTGGTCCTGGCGGTGGACGAAGCCTGTCAGAACATCATCCGTCATGCCTATCAGGGAGGGGACGGCGACATCGTCCTTCAGCTTGATCGCGAGAATGATCGTCTCGTCATACGACTTATGGATTTCGCTCCCGCCGTGGATGTGGCTAAAATCCAGCCGAGGCCGCTGGACGAGGTGCGGCCCGGGGGATTGGGGACCCATCTGATGCGCTCGATCATGGATAGCGTCGAATTTCTGCCGCCACCGGCCGGAATCGGCAATCTGCTGCAAATGGTGAAACGGATCGAACCCACATGA
- a CDS encoding alpha/beta hydrolase has protein sequence MTKNSETGHISEGGGILTRPDDATIAYRRLEGKTPGVVFLHGFHSDMEGSKALALEAMCQAQGRAFLRFDYFGHGKSSGDVALGTIGRWAADAVAVIGELTKGPQILVGSSLGGWIALLAALEMKDKVAGLVGVAAAPDFTEDLMWQDFTFEQRRTLMETGELELPNCHEPDNPWRIHRSLIEDGRNHLLLRDLIQIHCPVWLIQGQKDEDVPWQTALRLADCLASEQVEIVLVKDGDHRLSRDGDLIRLTNMVAAMLGMIQEL, from the coding sequence ATGACCAAGAATTCCGAGACAGGACATATATCCGAAGGGGGCGGGATACTAACACGCCCCGACGATGCGACAATCGCTTACCGCAGGCTGGAAGGCAAGACTCCCGGCGTCGTGTTCCTGCACGGCTTCCATTCCGATATGGAAGGGAGCAAGGCCCTGGCTCTGGAGGCGATGTGCCAGGCCCAGGGCCGTGCCTTCCTCCGCTTCGACTATTTCGGCCATGGCAAATCGTCGGGCGATGTGGCCCTTGGCACCATCGGGCGCTGGGCCGCCGACGCCGTGGCCGTCATCGGGGAACTGACCAAGGGGCCGCAGATTCTGGTGGGATCGAGCCTTGGCGGCTGGATCGCCTTGCTGGCCGCGCTGGAGATGAAGGACAAGGTGGCCGGACTGGTAGGCGTCGCCGCCGCCCCCGACTTCACAGAAGACCTCATGTGGCAGGACTTCACCTTCGAACAGCGCCGCACCCTGATGGAAACCGGCGAACTGGAACTGCCCAATTGCCATGAGCCGGACAATCCCTGGCGCATTCACCGTTCGCTGATCGAGGATGGACGCAATCATCTTCTGCTGCGCGACCTGATCCAGATCCATTGCCCGGTCTGGCTGATTCAGGGACAAAAGGACGAGGACGTGCCGTGGCAAACCGCGTTGCGTCTGGCCGACTGCCTGGCCTCGGAACAGGTGGAGATCGTCCTGGTCAAGGACGGCGATCACCGCCTGTCGCGTGACGGAGACCTGATCCGCCTGACCAATATGGTCGCCGCCATGCTGGGCATGATCCAAGAGTTATAA
- a CDS encoding glycosyltransferase family 4 protein, with protein MDHVAPIEAPSAAIRQPVVLQVLPALVTGGVERGTVDMAVALAEAGWKALVVSEGGPMVRELTRAGAEHITLPLASKNPLTIRANALKLADIITAHGVDIVHARSRAPAWSAWIAAQATGAHYLTTFHGTYNLGWFGLKQKYNAVMTRGEKVIAISDFIAEHARRIYGLDADRVRVVHRGIDMTRFDPTRVSPERIIQLAQKWRLPDGYQVIMLPGRLTRWKGQAVLIEALALLGRHDVRCLLVGSDQGRTGYREELVELIKRRDLTDVVHLVDECNDMPAAYMLTDVVVSASTDPEAFGRIAVEGQAMGRPVIATAHGATDETVLPGRTGWLTAPGDPAALAQALDRFLALSPEERDLMAHDAMDFVRSRFSKESMCASTLGVYREVLGISQPASDE; from the coding sequence ATGGATCACGTTGCCCCCATCGAAGCGCCTTCGGCGGCCATTCGTCAACCGGTCGTCTTGCAGGTGCTGCCTGCCCTGGTCACCGGCGGCGTCGAGCGCGGTACGGTCGACATGGCCGTCGCCCTGGCCGAAGCCGGATGGAAGGCTCTGGTCGTCTCCGAGGGCGGTCCCATGGTGCGTGAACTGACCCGCGCCGGGGCCGAGCACATCACCTTGCCCCTGGCCTCCAAAAATCCGCTGACCATCCGCGCCAATGCCCTGAAACTGGCCGATATCATCACCGCCCACGGGGTGGATATCGTCCATGCCCGGTCGCGCGCCCCGGCCTGGAGCGCCTGGATCGCCGCCCAGGCCACCGGGGCCCATTACCTCACCACCTTCCACGGGACCTATAATCTCGGCTGGTTCGGCTTGAAGCAGAAGTATAACGCCGTGATGACACGGGGCGAGAAGGTGATCGCCATCTCCGATTTCATCGCCGAACATGCGCGGCGCATTTACGGATTGGATGCTGACCGGGTCCGGGTGGTGCATCGCGGCATCGATATGACGCGCTTCGACCCCACCAGGGTCAGCCCCGAACGCATCATCCAGTTGGCCCAGAAATGGCGCCTGCCCGACGGTTATCAGGTCATCATGCTGCCCGGCCGTCTGACCCGCTGGAAGGGCCAAGCCGTGTTGATCGAGGCTCTGGCCCTGCTGGGCCGCCACGACGTGCGCTGCCTGCTGGTGGGTTCGGACCAAGGGCGGACCGGCTATCGCGAAGAGCTGGTGGAACTGATCAAGCGGCGCGACCTCACCGATGTGGTTCATCTGGTGGACGAGTGCAACGACATGCCCGCCGCCTATATGCTGACCGATGTGGTGGTTTCGGCCTCCACCGACCCGGAGGCCTTCGGCCGCATCGCCGTCGAGGGCCAGGCCATGGGCCGTCCGGTGATCGCCACCGCCCACGGCGCCACGGACGAGACGGTGCTGCCCGGCCGCACCGGCTGGCTGACCGCGCCCGGCGATCCGGCGGCGCTGGCCCAGGCCCTGGACCGCTTCCTGGCGCTTTCGCCCGAGGAGCGCGACCTGATGGCCCATGACGCCATGGATTTCGTGCGTTCCCGGTTCTCCAAGGAGAGCATGTGCGCCAGCACTCTCGGCGTCTATCGCGAGGTGCTGGGAATCTCCCAACCTGCTTCGGATGAATGA
- a CDS encoding glycosyltransferase family 9 protein — MVSLSRILVIKLGALGDFVQAMGPFAAIRAHHASAHITLLTTRPFAELAEACPWFDEVWLDEKPPLWRLDKVAALAARLRGGRFERVYDLQTSDRSSWYFRLMGKGVEWSGIAKGCSHLHANARRDFMHTIERQREQLAMAGIPKVPPPDLAWAEAVPGRFDIPGRFVLLVPGGAPHRPAKRWPVERFARLALWLVGHGFTPVLLGTNKERSEIDSIRATCPQAVDLAEQTSFPDIIALARRAEAALGNDTGPMHLIVAGGCPSVVLFSHDSDPALCAPRGNVTVLRRPSLAELGETEVEVALDGMLPTA; from the coding sequence ATGGTGAGTCTCTCCCGCATTCTGGTCATCAAGCTCGGCGCCTTGGGCGATTTCGTCCAGGCCATGGGCCCCTTCGCCGCCATCCGGGCTCATCACGCCTCGGCCCACATCACCTTGCTCACCACCCGGCCCTTCGCCGAACTGGCCGAGGCCTGCCCCTGGTTCGACGAGGTATGGCTGGACGAAAAGCCGCCCTTGTGGCGTCTGGACAAGGTGGCGGCCCTGGCCGCCCGTCTGCGGGGGGGGCGTTTCGAGCGGGTCTATGATCTTCAGACATCGGACCGCTCGTCCTGGTATTTCCGCCTGATGGGCAAAGGGGTGGAATGGTCGGGCATCGCCAAGGGCTGCTCGCATCTCCATGCCAATGCGCGGCGGGATTTCATGCACACCATCGAGCGCCAGCGCGAGCAGCTGGCCATGGCCGGTATCCCAAAGGTGCCGCCGCCCGATCTGGCCTGGGCCGAGGCCGTGCCGGGCCGTTTCGACATTCCTGGCCGTTTCGTGCTGCTGGTGCCTGGTGGCGCGCCACACCGTCCGGCAAAGCGCTGGCCGGTGGAACGTTTCGCGCGGTTGGCTCTGTGGCTGGTGGGACACGGCTTTACCCCGGTCCTGCTGGGGACCAACAAGGAGCGGTCCGAGATCGATTCCATCCGCGCCACCTGCCCGCAGGCGGTGGATCTGGCGGAGCAGACCAGCTTCCCCGATATCATCGCCCTGGCGCGCCGCGCCGAGGCGGCCTTGGGCAACGATACCGGCCCCATGCATCTGATCGTCGCGGGCGGATGCCCATCGGTGGTGCTGTTCTCCCATGATTCCGACCCGGCCCTTTGCGCGCCGCGCGGCAATGTCACGGTGTTGCGCCGTCCGTCGCTCGCCGAATTGGGCGAGACCGAGGTCGAGGTGGCCCTGGATGGGATGTTGCCCACGGCTTGA
- the thrS gene encoding threonine--tRNA ligase — translation MVAITLPDGKVRQFDHPVTGLDVAKDIGPGLAKAALAITIDGEMKDLATLITRDVNLSIITAKSGADALELLRHDAAHVMAEAVKELYPETQVTIGPSIENGFYYDFARPTPFTPDDLEKIEKRMAEIVDRDEAITREEWDRDTAVQFFLDAGETYKAEIIASIPADQKIGLYRQGNFIDLCRGPHLPSTAKLGKAFKLMKLAGAYWRGDSRNEMLQRIYGTAWFDKKELDAYLHMLEEAEKRDHRRLGREMELFHQQEEAAGSVFWHKKGWTLYRAVESYMRRRLEANDYQEVKTPQLVDFSLWEASGHADKFSESMFTIRTQDERHLAVKPMNCPCHVQIFRQGIKSYRDLPLRMAEFGSCHRYEPSGALHGIMRVRAFTQDDAHIFCTEDQITSETIAFCQLLKEVYTDFGFTDVRVKFSDRPAKRAGSDETWDKAESALLEASKAAGLETVLNPGEGAFYGPKLEFVLRDAIGRDWQCGTLQVDFVLPERLDAAYVAEDGAKKRPVMLHRAILGSFERFLGILIENFAGRFPVWLAPVQVVVATIVSEADVFATEVAATLKAAGIRVELDLRNEKINYKVREHSVAKVPVMLVVGKREAESRQVAIRRLGSQNQEIVALDQAVATLAAEATPPA, via the coding sequence ATGGTCGCCATCACCCTGCCCGACGGCAAGGTCCGCCAATTTGATCATCCGGTGACGGGTCTGGACGTGGCCAAGGATATCGGCCCCGGTCTGGCCAAGGCGGCGCTGGCCATCACCATCGATGGCGAGATGAAGGATCTTGCCACGCTGATCACGCGCGACGTGAATCTGTCCATCATCACCGCCAAAAGCGGGGCCGACGCGCTGGAACTGCTGCGCCACGACGCCGCCCACGTCATGGCCGAGGCGGTCAAGGAGCTGTATCCCGAGACCCAGGTGACCATCGGCCCCTCCATCGAGAACGGCTTCTACTACGACTTCGCCCGTCCCACCCCCTTCACGCCCGACGATCTGGAGAAGATCGAAAAGCGCATGGCCGAGATCGTCGATCGCGACGAGGCCATCACGCGCGAGGAATGGGACCGCGACACGGCGGTGCAGTTCTTTCTGGATGCGGGAGAGACGTACAAGGCGGAGATCATCGCCTCCATTCCCGCCGACCAGAAGATCGGCCTTTACCGCCAGGGCAATTTCATCGATCTGTGCCGTGGCCCCCATCTGCCCAGCACCGCCAAGCTGGGCAAGGCCTTCAAGCTGATGAAGCTGGCCGGGGCCTATTGGCGCGGCGATTCCAGGAACGAGATGCTTCAGCGCATCTACGGCACCGCCTGGTTCGATAAGAAGGAGCTGGACGCCTATCTCCACATGCTGGAAGAGGCGGAAAAGCGCGACCACCGCCGCCTGGGCCGCGAGATGGAACTGTTCCATCAGCAGGAAGAGGCCGCCGGTTCGGTGTTCTGGCACAAGAAGGGCTGGACGCTCTATCGGGCCGTCGAGTCCTATATGCGCCGCCGTCTCGAGGCCAACGACTACCAGGAAGTGAAGACGCCGCAACTGGTGGACTTCTCCTTGTGGGAGGCGTCGGGCCACGCCGACAAGTTCTCCGAGTCCATGTTCACCATCAGGACCCAGGACGAGCGCCATCTGGCGGTCAAGCCCATGAACTGCCCCTGCCATGTGCAAATCTTCCGCCAGGGCATCAAGAGCTATCGCGATCTGCCGCTGCGCATGGCCGAGTTCGGCTCGTGTCACCGCTACGAGCCCTCGGGCGCGCTGCACGGCATCATGCGGGTCAGGGCCTTCACCCAGGACGACGCCCATATCTTCTGCACCGAGGACCAGATCACCTCGGAAACCATCGCTTTCTGCCAGTTGCTGAAGGAGGTCTACACCGATTTCGGCTTCACCGATGTCCGGGTCAAGTTCTCGGACCGTCCGGCCAAGCGGGCGGGCTCGGACGAGACCTGGGACAAGGCGGAATCCGCGCTGCTGGAGGCCTCCAAGGCCGCCGGTCTCGAGACCGTGCTCAATCCGGGCGAGGGCGCCTTCTATGGTCCCAAGCTGGAATTCGTGCTCAGAGACGCCATCGGCCGTGACTGGCAATGCGGCACGCTGCAGGTGGACTTCGTCCTGCCCGAACGCCTGGACGCGGCCTATGTGGCCGAGGACGGCGCCAAGAAGCGCCCCGTGATGCTGCACCGGGCCATCCTGGGTTCGTTCGAGCGCTTCCTCGGCATCCTGATCGAGAATTTCGCCGGGCGCTTCCCGGTGTGGCTGGCCCCCGTCCAGGTGGTGGTCGCCACCATCGTGTCCGAGGCAGACGTCTTCGCGACCGAGGTGGCGGCTACACTTAAGGCCGCCGGGATCCGGGTCGAGTTGGACTTGCGCAACGAAAAGATCAACTACAAGGTCCGCGAACACTCGGTGGCCAAGGTGCCGGTGATGCTGGTGGTGGGTAAGCGCGAGGCAGAAAGTCGCCAGGTCGCTATCCGCCGCTTAGGCAGCCAAAACCAAGAAATTGTTGCGCTGGATCAAGCAGTCGCTACACTTGCCGCAGAGGCGACCCCGCCCGCGTGA
- the infC gene encoding translation initiation factor IF-3 — protein sequence MQTPPKNDGPRVNREIDVRSIRLVGADGEMIGVVTLREGLVMAEEAGLDLVEVSPNADPPVCKILDFGKFKYEDQKKKNAARKKQKVIEVKEIKLRPNIDDHDYGVKMRSMRKFLEEGDKVKVTLRFRGRELAHQDLGMKVLEKVRDDLEDLGKVEQVPKMEGRQMVMVISAK from the coding sequence ATGCAGACGCCGCCCAAGAACGATGGGCCGCGCGTCAACCGCGAGATCGATGTGCGTTCCATCCGTTTGGTGGGCGCCGACGGAGAAATGATCGGAGTCGTGACCCTGCGCGAGGGTCTGGTGATGGCCGAGGAAGCCGGGCTCGACCTGGTCGAGGTCTCCCCCAACGCCGATCCGCCCGTCTGTAAGATACTGGACTTCGGAAAGTTCAAGTACGAAGACCAGAAGAAAAAGAATGCCGCCCGCAAGAAGCAGAAGGTGATCGAGGTCAAGGAGATCAAGCTCCGCCCGAACATCGATGACCACGACTACGGCGTCAAGATGCGCAGCATGCGCAAGTTCCTCGAGGAAGGCGACAAGGTGAAGGTCACTCTGCGCTTCCGCGGCCGCGAACTGGCGCACCAGGACCTGGGTATGAAGGTGCTGGAGAAGGTGCGCGACGACCTGGAAGATCTGGGCAAGGTCGAGCAGGTTCCCAAAATGGAAGGCCGTCAGATGGTCATGGTGATCTCGGCGAAGTAG
- a CDS encoding recombinase family protein, translating to MTPPKPIRKVRCAIYTRKSSEEGLEMEFNSLDAQRESCEAYIASQKAEGWVPVPDHYDDGGFSGGNLERPALKRLLADIESGLIDVVVVYKIDRLSRSLMDFSKLVEVFDRNAVTFVSVTQSFNTTTSMGRLTLNILLSFAQFEREVIGERIRDKFAASRRKGMWMGGVPPLGYDVVARKLVVNQPEADLVRHIFDRFLKLGSATLLVKELNAAGHHTKSWTTQDGKTRDGMPITKNFLYKLLDNRVYLGEAVHKGEAHAGEHPAIIDRATWDKVVAVKTDNAPRKRANAVRSSTPAPLKGLIHCAHCGRAMTPSSTRKKGRLYRYYTCMKAIHSGHESCPVRSIAAGEIEAAVIGQVRALLRAPEIRARAERMAPSMAPADLHVALDRFEVLWDELFPAEQARILQLLVEKVAIAPDGAEVRLRAEGLASVIADITAQTGDRSAA from the coding sequence ATGACCCCGCCCAAACCCATCCGCAAGGTCCGCTGCGCCATCTATACCCGCAAGTCCTCGGAAGAGGGCCTTGAGATGGAATTCAACAGCCTCGACGCCCAGCGGGAATCCTGCGAGGCCTACATCGCCAGCCAGAAGGCCGAGGGCTGGGTGCCGGTGCCCGACCATTACGATGACGGCGGTTTCTCCGGCGGCAACCTGGAACGCCCTGCGCTGAAGCGCCTGCTGGCCGACATCGAGTCCGGCCTGATCGATGTGGTGGTGGTCTACAAGATCGACCGCTTGAGCCGCTCGTTGATGGATTTCTCCAAGCTGGTCGAGGTGTTCGACCGCAACGCCGTCACCTTCGTCTCGGTGACGCAGTCGTTCAACACCACCACCTCCATGGGGCGGCTCACGCTCAACATCCTGCTCAGCTTCGCCCAGTTCGAGCGGGAAGTGATCGGCGAACGCATCCGCGACAAATTCGCCGCCTCGCGCCGCAAGGGCATGTGGATGGGCGGGGTGCCGCCGCTCGGCTACGATGTGGTCGCCCGCAAGCTGGTGGTCAACCAGCCCGAGGCAGATCTGGTCCGCCACATCTTCGACCGCTTCCTCAAACTCGGCTCCGCCACCCTGCTGGTGAAGGAGTTGAACGCCGCAGGCCACCATACCAAGTCCTGGACCACCCAGGACGGCAAGACCCGCGATGGCATGCCTATCACCAAGAACTTCCTCTACAAGCTGCTCGACAACCGGGTCTATCTCGGCGAGGCGGTCCACAAGGGCGAAGCCCATGCTGGCGAGCATCCCGCCATCATCGACCGCGCCACCTGGGACAAGGTGGTGGCGGTGAAGACCGACAATGCGCCTCGGAAGCGGGCCAACGCGGTGCGATCCTCGACCCCGGCGCCGCTGAAGGGGCTGATCCACTGCGCCCATTGCGGTCGGGCCATGACGCCGAGCTCGACCCGCAAGAAGGGGCGGCTGTACCGCTACTATACCTGCATGAAGGCGATCCATTCCGGCCACGAGTCCTGCCCGGTACGCAGCATCGCCGCCGGTGAGATCGAGGCGGCCGTCATCGGACAAGTCCGGGCATTGTTGCGCGCCCCCGAGATCCGGGCGCGGGCCGAACGGATGGCCCCGTCCATGGCGCCCGCCGATCTGCATGTGGCACTCGACCGCTTCGAGGTACTCTGGGACGAGTTGTTCCCGGCCGAACAGGCCCGTATCCTCCAGCTTCTGGTCGAGAAAGTGGCCATCGCCCCAGACGGCGCCGAGGTCCGCCTCCGCGCCGAGGGACTGGCCAGCGTCATCGCCGACATCACCGCCCAGACCGGCGACAGGAGCGCGGCATGA